In Vigna radiata var. radiata cultivar VC1973A chromosome 3, Vradiata_ver6, whole genome shotgun sequence, the following proteins share a genomic window:
- the LOC106756918 gene encoding auxin-responsive protein SAUR71-like — protein MGKTCTTCSWGLWMGGVGVLVHVMRKLQSSFSRSKGVKHGHFVVIATQGWKPERFFIELGYLDHPDFVKLLEQAEEEFGFSQVGALAIPCQPDELKRIIGRENNRNKGITCWVKGITVA, from the coding sequence ATGGGTAAAACATGTACAACTTGTTCTTGGGGACTGTGGATGGGAGGGGTTGGAGTACTGGTGCATGTGATGAGGAAACTACAATCCTCTTTCTCACGTTCAAAAGGGGTGAAGCATGGCCATTTTGTGGTGATTGCAACTCAAGGGTGGAAGCCTGAGAGATTCTTCATTGAATTGGGGTATTTAGATCACCCTGACTTTGTCAAGTTGTTAGAGCAAGCTGAAGAAGAGTTTGGGTTCTCTCAGGTAGGAGCACTTGCAATTCCTTGCCAACCTGATGAACTCAAGAGAATCATTGGAAGGGAAAATAATAGGAACAAGGGCATTACCTGTTGGGTTAAAGGGATTACAGTTGCATGA
- the LOC106757348 gene encoding heavy metal-associated isoprenylated plant protein 6 produces MGEKKEKAKNEAGKTPDSGGKQNDVLAPVVLRLEMHCEGCVKKIKRVVRNFDGVEDVKADLLGNKLTVIGKVDSAVVRDKLADKTRKKVEIISPQPKKDSGAASKPPEKKVEEKKTEEKKPADKKTEEKTPKQSTVVLKIRLHCDGCIQKIRKIILRIKGVESVKIEGGKDLVTVNGTVEVKELVAYLNEKLKRNVEVVPLKKEGENKQNKKEENKKEEKGKEKKEGGGGGKKDGGEKEEGVPKVEVNKMEHYGYVYPPPPMYWYDGYAPGQSSTSGGGGGGYTVGVHSGYDGNYGNYHDQYHNGYGNQGYMVQQPPPPPFYLNPYHPPPQMFSDENPNACFVM; encoded by the exons AAAAAAGAGAAGGCGAAGAATGAGGCCGGTAAGACGCCTGACTCGGGAGGAAAGCAGAACGACGTACTCGCCCCTGTCGTTTTGAGACTCGAAATGCATTGCGAGGGATGCGTCAAAAAGATCAAACGCGTCGTTCGCAATTTCGACG GTGTGGAAGACGTTAAGGCCGATCTATTAGGTAACAAGTTAACGGTTATTGGGAAGGTCGACTCTGCCGTAGTGCGAGATAAACTAGCGGACAAGACTAGGAAGAAGGTAGAAATTATTTCTCCTCAACCGAAGAAAGATTCCGGCGCCGCCAGTAAACCACCGGAGAAAAAGgtggaagagaaaaaaacagaAGAGAAGAAACCGGCAGATAAGAAAACCGAAGAAAAAACTCCGAAACAG AGCACGGTGGTGTTGAAGATCCGATTGCACTGTGACGGTTGCATTCAGAAAATTCGAAAGATTATTCTCAGGATCAAAG GGGTTGAATCGGTTAAAATAGAGGGAGGGAAAGACTTGGTGACGGTAAATGGCACAGTGGAGGTGAAGGAATTGGTAGCGTATCTGAACGAGAAGCTGAAGCGGAACGTTGAGGTGGTCCCGCTGAAGAAAGAGGGTGAAAACAAACAGAATAAGAAGGAAGAGAATAAGAAGGAAGAGAAGgggaaggagaagaaagaaggtGGCGGTGGTGGTAAGAAAGATGgtggagaaaaagaagagggtgTACCGAAGGTTGAGGTAAACAAAATGGAGCACTACGGGTACGTTTACCCACCTCCTCCTATGTACTGGTACGACGGATATGCACCGGGTCAAAGTAGTactagtggtggtggtggtggtggttacACGGTGGGGGTTCATTCAGGGTATGATGGTAATTACGGGAATTACCATGACCAATACCATAATGGGTATGGGAACCAAGGGTACATGGTACAGCAACCACCCCCACCCCCGTTCTACTTGAACCCTTATCATCCTCCACCGCAGATGTTCAGTGATGAGAACCCCAATGCTTGTTTCGTGATGTGA